From the Oryza glaberrima chromosome 5, OglaRS2, whole genome shotgun sequence genome, one window contains:
- the LOC127773405 gene encoding protein ALP1-like codes for MSAFLELEPFTTPLFEIPADADFEYSFMLAAGDFPLMDGDFLADQPPASAEVVAAGGDANGKRSFHADDGEAMGAVPVSRLSKRRRKAPSSSSSLSYRGGDGGEGNELVAGRGGGRRVWVRKRSTEWWDRMSDPTACPEADFRRAFRMPRAVFDKLCDDLAAAVAKEDTTLRSAIPVPQRVAVCLWRLATGDPLREVSRRFGLGISTSHNIILQVCAALTAVLLPRVVRWPDSHAAVASRFQTVSGIPGIVGAVHTEHIRVVAPREKAGEYYDRRLTDRNNKATYSIAMQAVVDADGAFTDVCIGHPGSLSDAAVLEKSALYALCEAGLLLGDGRDWRQPPQWLVGGASYPLTSWMLVPYTQPNLTWAQDRLNARVAEARAAAVGAFRRLRARWQCLRRAEVKLPELANMLAACCVLHNLCERSGHGLDADLLDLLDDELVDDGVVAGGGNTVRSPAAEQVRDRIAHGLLHQYVGNASLSG; via the coding sequence ATGAGCGCCTTCCTCGAGCTCGAGCCCTTCACCACTCCTCTCTTCGAAATCCCCGCCGATGCCGATTTTGAGTACTCATTCATGCTCGCCGCTGGCGACTTCCCCCTCATGGACGGCGACTTTCTTGCTGAccagccgccggcgtcggcggaggtggtggcagcCGGAGGTGATGCCAATGGGAAGCGGAGTTTCCATGCCGACGACGGTGAGGCCATGGGCGCAGTGCCCGTGTCCCGCTTgtccaagaggaggaggaaggcacCATCGAGTTCGAGCTCGCTTTCCTacaggggcggcgacggcggcgaggggaatgAATTGGTGGCGGGAaggggaggtggccggcgggtGTGGGTGCGGAAGCGGAGCACGGAGTGGTGGGACCGCATGAGCGACCCGACGGCGTGCCCGGAGGCGGACTTCCGGCGAGCCTTCCGCATGCCGCGCGCGGTGTTCGACAAGCTCTGCGACgacctggccgccgccgtcgccaaggAGGACACCACGCTCCGCTCCGCCATCCCCGTGCCACAGCGCGTCGCCGTCTGCCTCTGGCGCCTCGCCACCGGCGACCCACTCCGCGAGGTGTCCCGCCGCTTTGGCCTCGGCATCTCCACCAGCCACAACATCATCCTCCAGGTCTGCGCCGCCCtcaccgccgtcctcctccccagGGTCGTCCGGTGGCCGGACTCCCACGCCGCCGTAGCGTCAAGGTTCCAGACCGTGTCCGGGATCCCTGGCATCGTCGGCGCCGTGCACACCGAGCACATCCGCGTCGTCGCGCCCAGGGAGAAGGCCGGTGAGTACTACGACCGCCGCCTCACCGACCGGAACAACAAGGCCACCTACTCCATCGCCATGCAGGCCGTCGTTGACGCCGACGGCGCCTTCACCGACGTCTGCATCGGCCACCCCGGCTCGCtctccgacgccgccgtcctcgagaAGTCGGCGCTGTACGCCCTGTGCGAGGCCGGGCTGCTGCTCGGCGACGGTCGCGATTGGCGGCAGCCGCCGCAGtggctcgtcggcggcgcgagCTACCCGCTGACGAGCTGGATGCTGGTGCCATACACGCAGCCCAACCTGACGTGGGCGCAGGACAGGCTCAACGCGCGGGTGGCCGaagcgcgcgcggcggcggtgggcgcgttCCGGCGGCTCAGGGCGCGGTGGCAGTGCCTGCGGCGTGCCGAGGTGAAGCTGCCGGAGCTAGCCAACATGCTGGCCGCCTGCTGCGTGCTGCACAACCTCTGCGAGCGCAGCGGCCATGGGCTCGACGCCGACCTCCTCGATCTCCTGGACGACGAGCTCGTCGACGACGgagtggtcgccggcggcggcaataCAGTGCGCTCCCCCGCCGCCGAACAGGTGAGAGACAGGATCGCGCACGGTCTCCTACACCAATACGTCGGGAATGCTTCTTTGAGTGGCTAG